The following coding sequences lie in one Mesorhizobium sp. NZP2298 genomic window:
- a CDS encoding GH36-type glycosyl hydrolase domain-containing protein, translated as MNIQTNPAQIEKTSASFPAITEEPIRSTFLPDERLRLLGESLAKGDLADLFGLTPFDFQARIRDSAKKILEVYRSTNAAQAKGETITPAAQWLLDNNYLVEETIFQVKRDLPRRFYRQLPTLKLPDGGTVPRALALAWTYVAHSDSSVSATMFKSIVQGFQSVEPLKIGELWALPSLLRFVLIENLRRLAVRVNRTRQMRQIANDVADKVLATDDSADRQAILANFSAHAQDTTFATQLLYRLRDGSQNAGKALEWLEGELEKTGSDAEEIIISEHHTLSSGNVTTGNIIRGLRLINDVDWTVWFEGVSRIDTVLRERTDFAALDFFSRDQYRTAIEELARRSNLSEYRVAEKAIELAGQAASERAASDHASDRDDSIPAPSAHTDVGFFLVGPRRLELEKAIGYRPTISQIAKRTFAKTGWLGIVLPVFALTALLLVLTGNALANLGLSVASIVLMLALFAVPASEGALAFFNTVVSLFLKPTRLIGYDYRHGVPPEARTLVVVPSLIGSRDDVEENIRNIEVHYLANLVDEIHFALLSDWPDSKIEIDAADTEILEYARAEIARLNARYPSEGSPRFYILHRRRLFNAAQGAWMGWERKRGKLHELDLLLRGDSDTTFLPLEVPLPEKVVHVMTLDADTRTTRDAVATLVGKLCHPLNRPHFDAAKRVVTAGYTILQPRITASLTSGDEASFFQRVFSANRGLDPYVFAVSDLYQDVFSDGSFTGKGLYHVDAFEAALQGRIEENTILSHDLLEGALARAALVTDVELVEDYPTRYSVDASRHHRWARGDWQLLGFILDPRSGVPALSRWKMVDNLRRSLTPIFWVMAAIAGWTLLPFTQAAQWQALLILSLFMAPTFDVVDAILPKSGDQTPRGHFSALARDVAFGTAMVALKIVLMAHNAWMMGDAIVRTLYRLFVSRQNLLEWRTASQAHKAGDNDVGSYYGMMYGAVIIGFVGLAIPVLADSTGAFVAFFFALFWIGSPAIASWISRSAETEDRLRISQADIHALRTVARRTWHYFESFVTAEHHNLPPDNFQESPAPVVAPRTSPTNVGVYLLSVVSARDFGWISLSDAITRIDATMTTIESMPRHRGHLFNWYDTTTLKPLYPLYISAVDSGNLAGHLVAVAAACAEWAEAPSVHLQGDFEGILDTVTILSESLDELPDDRRQLRPLRQRLVDRLDGMRRAVETIKAQPEMASIRTINLAVLAGEIRKLATAIHTEAASAQSDVIVDWAARLEATCEAHVHDAHSDDNAVEALRAKLLTLRERTRRFAFEMEFAFLMRPERKLLSIGYRVEEHQLDESCYDLLASEARLTSLFAIAKGDLPTEHWFRLGRPIVEIGFQGALMSWSGSMFEYLMPPLVMKEPQGSILNQTSKLIIKRQMQYGRQKNVPWGISEAAYNARDRELTYQYTNFGVPGLGLKRGLGQNTVIAPYATILAAQFNPREAVQNLSRLREIGALGPHGYYDAVDFTPQRVPEGTNHAVVLNYYAHHSGMSIAAVADAIFEGRLRDRFHSDPVIESAELLLQERAPRDIPTATVRTEADERAKDETETESPDTRIVLDPLRALRSTNVMSNGRYSVMVTATGSGYSRWGDLSVTRWQPDPVEDRLGSYIFLRDVSTGDWWSATAGPKRAAEEKAQTLFSDDKASFVKSVGTLRSEVECIVVSEGNGEGRRITLYNESTSDRHIEVTSFAELVLGSEASDNAHPAFSKMFVETEIAANKGAIFATRRKRETSEPDITLAHFVTDPSGPARDAEAETDRRAFIGRGRSIVDAAAFDPGARLGGHSGFTLDPIASLRRQVRVPANKKISLTFWTVVGANRAELDEAINRLDHQESFARQAMLAWTRSQVQTRHMGLSLTDAANVQKLARYLIYPDAFLRLPAESIASGLGKQSSLWPTSISGDFPIFLVRIGDVADLEIVAQALRFQEYMRTRGMMIDFVVVNEQASSYVQDLQRAVETLCENSRLRGKELGPRQHIFAVRRDLMEETTYKTLLAVARVVLHTRNGTIFDQIERAEAAALQARDAIVPAGLPTLREISTPAAHAFASQAVADVSADGTGLNQWNGFGGFDGDGRHYVVRLAGRRSTPQPWINVVSNASFGFHTSAEGAAFTWSRNSRDYQLTPWSNDPVSNRPGEGIYIYDQASGRAFSPLAAMVRDPSMTYEAWHGQGFSTFRSKRGPLSMDLTHVVDPIDPVKITRLRIQNSGSVPARLRVYAYAEWVLGGHRSRTAATIVPSRDSATGALLAQNPYGLDFSERVAFLAADAAAHSVTADRSEFLGRHGSSELPQAVLSGAALSGRVEAGDDPCAAIARDIEIPAGGDVTLLWLLGDADSAAQASALVQKHRSKDFDQRLADNEREWRGFLDTIQVETPDKGLDAMVNHWLPYQSLACRIRARSAFYQASGAFGFRDQLQDTLALLAHDPTLARDQILNAARRQFPEGDVQHWWLPRTGAGVRTMISDDVVWLAHATARYLTVTGDAAILKEQLPFIDGQALGEGEHDAFFTPEISKKTVSLYDHCARALDLAVKRSSPAGLPLILGGDWNDGMNRVGEHGKGESVWLGWFLLKTLGDFATVAKAEGDSKRAQAWAKHADALKRALESTAWDGEWYRRGSFDDGTPLGSRTSEECRIDSIAQSWSVLSGEGDPARSTTAMRQATSLLVDDKLKIVKLFTPPFSKTQKDPGYIKSYPPGVRENGGQYTHAATWFVIALAEMGQTDEAYRCFSMLNPVNHAIDEASAEHYRVEPYVVAADIYAGEDKGGRGGWTWYTGSAGWLYRAAVEGILGIERRGKQITFRPKLPSHWDGYHATLKMLGAEIKVHVIRDKKTKTISLEVDGSKTKSASFEPKAGSKTEIVVKIPA; from the coding sequence ATGAATATTCAGACGAATCCAGCCCAGATCGAGAAGACCAGCGCGAGCTTTCCGGCCATCACGGAAGAGCCGATAAGGTCGACATTCCTGCCGGACGAACGGCTCCGGCTGCTCGGCGAAAGCCTGGCAAAAGGCGATCTCGCCGACCTGTTCGGCCTGACCCCGTTCGATTTCCAGGCCCGCATCCGCGACAGTGCCAAGAAGATCCTCGAAGTCTATCGTTCGACCAATGCGGCGCAGGCCAAGGGCGAAACGATCACCCCGGCCGCCCAATGGCTGCTCGACAACAACTACCTGGTCGAGGAGACCATTTTCCAGGTCAAGCGCGATCTGCCGCGCCGCTTCTATCGCCAGTTGCCGACGCTGAAACTGCCTGATGGCGGCACCGTGCCGCGCGCGCTGGCGCTGGCCTGGACCTATGTGGCGCATTCAGACAGTTCCGTCTCCGCGACCATGTTCAAGTCCATCGTCCAGGGCTTTCAGTCGGTCGAGCCGCTGAAGATCGGTGAACTCTGGGCGCTGCCATCGCTGCTGCGCTTCGTGCTGATCGAGAATCTCCGCCGGCTGGCGGTCAGGGTCAATCGCACCCGCCAGATGCGCCAGATCGCCAACGACGTGGCCGACAAGGTTCTGGCGACCGACGACAGCGCCGACCGCCAGGCCATCCTGGCCAATTTCAGCGCCCACGCGCAGGACACCACCTTCGCCACCCAGCTTCTCTATCGTCTGCGCGATGGATCGCAGAATGCCGGCAAGGCCCTGGAATGGCTGGAAGGCGAGCTCGAAAAGACCGGCTCCGATGCCGAGGAGATCATCATCTCCGAGCATCACACGCTGTCCAGCGGCAATGTGACGACCGGCAACATCATCCGCGGCCTGCGCCTCATCAACGACGTCGACTGGACAGTATGGTTCGAGGGCGTCAGCCGCATCGACACCGTGCTGCGCGAGCGCACCGATTTCGCCGCGCTCGACTTCTTCTCGCGCGACCAATACCGCACCGCGATCGAGGAACTGGCGCGCCGCTCGAACCTCTCGGAATACCGCGTCGCCGAAAAGGCCATCGAACTGGCCGGCCAAGCCGCCAGCGAACGCGCCGCCAGCGACCATGCATCGGATCGCGACGATTCCATTCCGGCTCCGTCCGCGCATACCGATGTCGGCTTCTTCCTCGTCGGCCCGCGCCGGCTGGAGTTGGAAAAGGCGATCGGCTATCGGCCGACGATCAGCCAGATAGCCAAGCGGACCTTCGCCAAGACCGGGTGGCTCGGCATCGTCCTGCCCGTCTTCGCGCTGACAGCCCTGCTTCTTGTCCTCACCGGCAATGCGTTGGCCAATCTCGGCCTGTCGGTGGCCTCGATCGTGCTGATGCTGGCTCTGTTTGCCGTGCCGGCGAGCGAAGGCGCGCTTGCCTTCTTCAACACCGTGGTCTCGCTGTTCCTCAAGCCGACACGCCTGATCGGCTATGACTACAGGCACGGCGTGCCGCCCGAGGCGCGCACTTTGGTGGTTGTGCCTTCGCTGATCGGCTCGCGCGACGATGTCGAGGAAAACATCCGCAACATCGAAGTGCATTACCTTGCCAATCTGGTGGACGAGATCCACTTCGCGCTGCTGTCGGACTGGCCCGACAGCAAGATCGAGATCGATGCGGCCGACACCGAGATCCTCGAATATGCCCGCGCCGAGATCGCCCGTCTCAACGCCCGCTATCCTTCGGAAGGCTCGCCGCGCTTCTACATCCTGCACCGCCGCCGGCTCTTCAATGCCGCTCAAGGAGCCTGGATGGGCTGGGAGCGCAAGCGTGGCAAGCTGCACGAGCTTGACCTTCTGCTGCGTGGCGACAGCGACACCACTTTCCTGCCGCTCGAGGTGCCGCTGCCCGAAAAAGTCGTCCATGTGATGACGCTCGATGCCGATACGCGCACCACCCGCGATGCGGTGGCGACCCTTGTCGGCAAGCTCTGCCATCCGCTCAACCGCCCGCATTTCGACGCGGCCAAGCGCGTTGTCACCGCCGGCTACACGATCCTGCAGCCGCGCATCACCGCTTCGCTCACCAGCGGTGACGAAGCCTCGTTCTTCCAGCGCGTGTTCTCGGCCAATCGCGGCCTCGACCCCTATGTCTTCGCCGTCTCGGATCTTTATCAGGATGTGTTCAGCGACGGGTCCTTCACCGGCAAGGGCCTCTATCACGTCGATGCCTTCGAGGCCGCCCTGCAAGGCCGTATCGAGGAAAACACCATCCTCAGCCACGATCTGCTCGAAGGCGCGCTGGCGCGCGCGGCACTGGTCACCGACGTCGAACTGGTCGAGGACTACCCGACCCGCTACTCGGTCGACGCCTCGCGCCACCATCGCTGGGCACGCGGCGACTGGCAGTTGCTGGGCTTCATCCTCGACCCACGCTCAGGCGTTCCGGCCCTGTCGCGCTGGAAGATGGTCGACAATCTGCGCCGCTCGCTGACGCCGATCTTCTGGGTGATGGCGGCGATCGCAGGCTGGACCTTGCTGCCCTTCACGCAGGCCGCGCAATGGCAGGCCTTGCTGATCCTCAGCCTGTTCATGGCGCCGACTTTCGACGTCGTCGACGCCATCCTGCCCAAGAGCGGCGACCAGACGCCGCGTGGTCATTTCTCTGCTCTCGCTCGAGATGTCGCCTTCGGCACCGCCATGGTGGCGCTGAAGATCGTGCTGATGGCGCACAATGCCTGGATGATGGGCGATGCCATCGTGCGCACGCTCTACCGGTTGTTCGTCAGCCGCCAGAACCTCCTGGAATGGCGCACCGCCTCGCAGGCGCACAAGGCGGGCGACAATGATGTCGGCTCCTATTATGGCATGATGTACGGCGCCGTGATCATCGGCTTCGTCGGCCTCGCCATTCCGGTGCTGGCCGATTCCACTGGCGCCTTCGTCGCCTTCTTCTTCGCCCTGTTCTGGATCGGCTCACCGGCGATCGCCAGCTGGATCAGCCGCTCGGCCGAAACCGAGGATCGCCTTCGCATATCGCAGGCCGACATCCACGCGCTGCGCACCGTGGCGCGGCGCACCTGGCACTATTTCGAGAGCTTCGTCACGGCGGAGCATCACAATCTGCCGCCGGACAATTTTCAGGAAAGCCCGGCACCGGTCGTGGCACCGCGCACTTCGCCCACCAATGTCGGTGTCTACCTGCTGTCGGTCGTCTCGGCGCGCGATTTCGGCTGGATCAGCCTGTCCGATGCCATCACCCGCATCGACGCCACCATGACGACCATCGAGAGCATGCCGCGCCACCGCGGTCATCTCTTCAACTGGTACGACACCACGACGCTGAAGCCGCTCTACCCGCTCTATATCTCGGCTGTCGACAGCGGCAATCTCGCCGGCCACCTAGTGGCGGTGGCTGCTGCCTGTGCCGAATGGGCGGAAGCGCCTTCCGTTCACCTCCAGGGCGATTTCGAAGGCATTCTCGACACGGTGACCATTTTGAGCGAAAGCCTCGATGAGTTGCCTGACGATCGCCGCCAGTTGCGGCCCTTGCGCCAGCGCCTCGTTGACCGCCTGGACGGCATGCGGCGTGCCGTGGAGACGATCAAGGCGCAGCCGGAAATGGCCTCGATCCGCACCATCAACCTTGCCGTGCTGGCGGGCGAGATCCGCAAGCTGGCCACGGCCATCCACACCGAGGCAGCGTCGGCTCAGAGCGACGTCATCGTCGACTGGGCGGCAAGACTGGAAGCGACTTGCGAGGCGCACGTCCACGACGCCCACAGCGACGACAACGCCGTCGAGGCACTGCGCGCCAAGCTTCTGACCTTGCGCGAACGCACGCGTCGCTTCGCCTTCGAGATGGAATTCGCCTTCCTGATGCGGCCGGAACGCAAGCTGCTGTCGATCGGCTACCGGGTCGAGGAGCACCAGCTCGACGAAAGCTGCTACGACCTTCTCGCCTCCGAGGCGCGGCTGACCAGCCTGTTCGCCATCGCCAAGGGCGACCTGCCTACCGAGCATTGGTTCCGGCTCGGTCGCCCAATCGTCGAGATCGGCTTCCAGGGCGCGCTGATGTCCTGGTCGGGCTCGATGTTCGAGTATCTGATGCCACCGCTGGTGATGAAGGAGCCGCAAGGCTCGATCCTCAACCAGACCAGCAAGCTGATTATCAAGCGCCAGATGCAGTACGGTCGCCAGAAGAACGTGCCGTGGGGCATTTCGGAAGCGGCCTACAATGCCCGCGATCGGGAACTGACCTATCAGTACACCAATTTCGGCGTGCCCGGGCTTGGGCTGAAGCGCGGCCTCGGCCAGAACACGGTGATCGCGCCCTACGCCACCATCCTGGCGGCGCAGTTCAACCCGCGCGAAGCCGTGCAGAACCTGTCCCGGCTGCGCGAGATCGGTGCGCTTGGCCCTCATGGCTATTACGATGCTGTCGATTTCACGCCGCAGCGCGTGCCGGAAGGCACCAACCACGCGGTCGTGCTCAATTACTATGCGCACCATTCGGGCATGTCGATCGCGGCGGTCGCCGACGCGATCTTCGAGGGTCGCCTGCGCGACCGTTTCCACAGCGATCCGGTTATTGAATCGGCTGAATTGCTGCTGCAGGAAAGGGCGCCGCGCGACATCCCGACCGCCACCGTCAGGACCGAAGCCGACGAGCGAGCCAAGGACGAGACCGAGACCGAGAGCCCCGACACCCGCATCGTGCTTGATCCCTTACGGGCGTTGCGCTCGACCAATGTGATGTCGAATGGCCGTTATTCGGTGATGGTGACCGCGACCGGTTCCGGCTACAGCCGCTGGGGCGATCTGTCCGTGACCCGCTGGCAGCCGGATCCAGTCGAGGACCGTCTGGGCTCCTACATCTTCCTGCGTGACGTCAGCACCGGAGACTGGTGGTCGGCAACGGCGGGGCCCAAGCGCGCGGCCGAGGAGAAGGCGCAGACCCTGTTCTCCGACGACAAGGCGAGCTTCGTCAAATCGGTCGGCACGTTGCGCTCCGAGGTCGAATGTATCGTCGTTTCCGAAGGCAATGGCGAAGGCCGTCGCATAACGCTCTACAATGAAAGCACATCCGATCGTCACATCGAGGTGACGTCCTTCGCCGAACTGGTGCTGGGTTCGGAGGCGTCCGACAACGCCCATCCGGCCTTCTCGAAGATGTTCGTGGAGACTGAGATCGCCGCCAACAAAGGCGCGATCTTCGCCACGCGCCGCAAGCGCGAAACCAGCGAGCCTGATATCACCCTGGCGCATTTCGTCACCGATCCGTCCGGGCCGGCGCGCGATGCGGAGGCCGAGACCGACAGGCGCGCCTTCATCGGCCGTGGCCGCTCCATCGTCGATGCCGCCGCTTTCGATCCAGGCGCGAGACTAGGCGGCCATTCCGGCTTCACGCTCGATCCTATCGCCTCGTTGCGCCGCCAGGTACGCGTGCCCGCCAACAAGAAGATATCGCTGACCTTCTGGACCGTGGTCGGGGCCAATCGCGCCGAGCTGGACGAGGCCATCAATCGGCTTGACCATCAGGAGAGCTTTGCCCGCCAGGCCATGCTTGCCTGGACGCGCAGCCAGGTGCAGACCCGCCATATGGGCCTCAGCCTGACCGATGCCGCCAATGTGCAGAAACTGGCACGCTATCTGATCTATCCCGATGCGTTCCTGCGCCTGCCCGCCGAATCCATCGCGTCGGGCCTGGGCAAGCAGTCGAGCCTGTGGCCGACCAGCATTTCGGGCGATTTTCCGATCTTCCTGGTCAGGATCGGCGACGTCGCCGACCTGGAAATCGTCGCCCAGGCGCTGCGCTTCCAGGAATATATGCGTACCCGCGGCATGATGATCGACTTCGTCGTCGTCAACGAGCAGGCCTCGTCCTATGTCCAGGACCTGCAGCGGGCGGTCGAGACGCTGTGCGAAAACAGCCGTCTGCGCGGCAAGGAACTCGGGCCACGACAGCATATTTTCGCGGTGCGCCGCGACCTGATGGAAGAGACCACCTACAAGACGCTGCTCGCCGTCGCCCGGGTGGTGCTGCACACGCGCAACGGGACCATCTTCGATCAGATAGAGCGGGCCGAGGCGGCTGCCTTGCAGGCGCGCGACGCCATTGTGCCGGCCGGGTTGCCGACGCTGCGAGAGATTTCGACGCCAGCGGCGCATGCATTTGCCTCGCAGGCCGTGGCGGATGTCAGCGCCGACGGCACTGGCCTCAACCAATGGAACGGCTTTGGTGGTTTCGACGGCGACGGACGGCACTATGTGGTGCGCCTGGCTGGCCGGCGCAGCACGCCGCAGCCCTGGATCAACGTCGTCTCCAATGCCTCGTTCGGCTTCCACACCTCGGCCGAGGGTGCCGCCTTCACCTGGAGCCGCAACAGCCGCGACTACCAGTTGACGCCGTGGTCGAACGATCCGGTCTCGAACCGGCCGGGCGAGGGCATTTATATCTACGATCAGGCCAGCGGCAGGGCGTTCTCGCCGCTCGCGGCGATGGTGCGCGATCCCTCGATGACCTACGAGGCCTGGCACGGGCAGGGCTTCTCGACGTTCCGCTCGAAGCGCGGGCCGTTGTCGATGGACCTGACCCATGTCGTGGACCCCATTGATCCGGTGAAGATCACGCGGCTGCGCATCCAGAATTCCGGCTCGGTGCCGGCGCGGCTGCGCGTCTATGCTTACGCCGAATGGGTGCTTGGCGGGCACCGGTCACGCACCGCGGCGACCATCGTTCCGTCCCGCGACAGCGCGACCGGCGCGTTGCTGGCGCAAAACCCTTACGGGCTTGATTTCAGCGAGCGCGTGGCCTTCCTCGCCGCTGATGCCGCTGCTCATTCGGTGACGGCAGATCGTTCCGAGTTCCTCGGCCGGCACGGGTCCAGCGAGCTGCCGCAGGCGGTGCTGAGCGGCGCGGCGCTGTCGGGTCGCGTCGAGGCCGGAGACGATCCTTGCGCGGCGATCGCCCGCGACATCGAGATCCCGGCCGGCGGCGACGTCACGCTGCTCTGGCTGCTCGGCGATGCCGATTCCGCGGCGCAGGCGAGCGCGCTGGTGCAAAAGCACCGGAGCAAGGATTTCGACCAGCGCCTGGCCGACAACGAGCGGGAGTGGCGCGGCTTCCTCGATACCATCCAGGTCGAGACGCCGGACAAGGGGCTCGACGCCATGGTCAATCACTGGCTGCCCTATCAAAGCCTTGCCTGCCGCATCCGCGCCCGCTCGGCCTTCTATCAGGCAAGCGGCGCCTTCGGCTTCCGCGACCAGTTGCAGGACACGCTGGCGCTGCTGGCGCATGATCCGACGCTGGCGCGCGACCAGATCCTCAACGCCGCGCGGCGGCAGTTCCCGGAGGGCGATGTGCAGCATTGGTGGCTGCCACGCACCGGAGCCGGCGTGCGCACGATGATTTCCGACGACGTGGTCTGGCTGGCCCATGCGACGGCGCGCTACCTGACGGTGACCGGCGACGCCGCGATCCTGAAGGAGCAGCTGCCTTTCATCGATGGACAGGCGCTGGGCGAGGGCGAGCACGATGCCTTCTTCACTCCGGAAATCTCGAAGAAGACGGTATCACTCTACGATCATTGCGCGCGCGCGCTCGACCTCGCCGTCAAGCGCAGCAGCCCTGCCGGCCTGCCGCTGATCCTTGGCGGCGACTGGAACGACGGCATGAACCGTGTCGGCGAACACGGCAAGGGCGAGAGCGTGTGGCTGGGCTGGTTCCTGCTGAAGACGCTCGGCGACTTCGCCACCGTCGCCAAGGCCGAGGGCGACAGCAAGCGCGCGCAGGCCTGGGCAAAGCATGCCGATGCGCTGAAGCGGGCGCTTGAAAGCACGGCATGGGACGGCGAATGGTACCGGCGCGGCAGTTTCGATGACGGCACGCCCTTGGGCTCACGCACGTCCGAAGAGTGCAGGATCGACTCCATCGCCCAGTCCTGGAGTGTGCTTTCGGGTGAGGGTGACCCGGCGCGGTCGACGACGGCGATGCGGCAGGCAACCAGCCTGCTCGTGGACGACAAGCTCAAGATCGTCAAACTGTTCACGCCGCCTTTTTCTAAGACGCAGAAGGATCCTGGCTACATCAAGAGCTATCCGCCGGGGGTGCGCGAGAATGGCGGCCAGTACACCCACGCTGCGACGTGGTTCGTCATCGCGCTCGCCGAGATGGGACAGACCGACGAAGCCTATCGCTGCTTCTCGATGCTGAACCCGGTCAACCACGCAATCGACGAGGCCTCGGCCGAACACTATCGCGTCGAACCCTATGTGGTGGCGGCCGATATCTATGCCGGAGAGGACAAGGGCGGGCGTGGCGGCTGGACCTGGTACACCGGCTCGGCGGGCTGGCTCTACCGGGCGGCGGTCGAGGGCATCCTCGGCATCGAACGGCGCGGAAAGCAGATCACGTTCCGGCCGAAACTGCCCAGCCATTGGGATGGCTACCACGCCACGCTCAAGATGCTTGGCGCCGAGATCAAGGTTCATGTCATTCGCGACAAAAAGACCAAGACGATCTCGCTTGAAGTCGACGGTTCGAAAACAAAGTCCGCTTCATTCGAACCCAAAGCCGGCAGTAAGACCGAGATCGTGGTCAAGATACCAGCGTAA
- a CDS encoding HutD/Ves family protein, whose protein sequence is MRILRAADYRVMPWKNGGGTTTEIAVSPDGAGLDDFVWRVSMARVEGSGPFSSFAGIDRTLTVLEGEGIVLDIAGQPAAQLTPASAPFFFPADLPTSAALIAGPITDLNVMTRRGRTLHSVERLAISRPVEIATEAGSTLILCHKGEAVFPDAGSIRLGPLDTLLLGPDAPILRVEPVRDTTLFVIRITIAA, encoded by the coding sequence ATGCGCATCCTTCGTGCCGCCGACTACCGCGTGATGCCGTGGAAGAACGGTGGCGGCACGACGACCGAGATCGCGGTCTCGCCTGACGGCGCCGGCCTCGATGATTTCGTCTGGCGCGTCTCGATGGCACGTGTCGAGGGCAGCGGGCCGTTCTCCAGCTTTGCCGGCATCGACCGCACGCTGACGGTGCTCGAAGGCGAGGGGATCGTGCTTGATATCGCCGGCCAGCCGGCGGCCCAGTTAACGCCGGCTTCCGCGCCTTTTTTCTTTCCGGCCGACCTGCCGACCAGTGCGGCCCTGATCGCCGGCCCAATCACCGATCTCAACGTCATGACCCGCCGCGGCCGCACGCTGCATTCGGTCGAACGTCTGGCGATTTCGCGCCCTGTGGAAATCGCAACCGAGGCCGGTTCGACCCTCATCCTTTGTCACAAGGGCGAAGCTGTTTTCCCCGACGCCGGGTCAATTCGCCTCGGGCCGCTCGACACGCTGCTGCTCGGGCCGGATGCACCTATCCTGCGGGTTGAACCCGTGCGGGATACCACGTTGTTCGTGATCCGGATAACCATCGCGGCCTGA
- the hutU gene encoding urocanate hydratase: MNNPRHNIREVRAPRGDKLNARYWTTEAPLRMLMNNLDPEVAENPNELVVYGGIGRAARTWNDFDSIVASLKTLAEDETLLVQSGKPVGVFRTHADAPRVLIANSNLVPHWANWDKFNELDKKGLMMYGQMTAGSWIYIGTQGIVQGTYETFVEAGRQHYGGNLKGKWILTGGLGGMGGAQPLAAVMAGACCLAIECNPDSIDFRLRTRYVDEKAETLDEAMEMIERWTKAGEAKSVGLLGNAAEIVPEMFRRGIRPDMVTDQTSAHDPINGYLPKGWTMAEWREKRVSDPKAVEKAARASMREHVEAMVAFWNAGVPTLDYGNNIRQVAKDEGFENAFAFPGFVPAYIRPLFCRGIGPFRWAALSGDPEDIYKTDAKVRELTPGNTHLHNWLDMARERIAFQGLPARICWVGLGDRHRLGLAFNEMVAKGELKAPVVIGRDHLDSGSVASPNRETESMKDGSDAVSDWPLLNALLNTASGATWVSLHHGGGVGMGFSQHAGMVIVADGTPDAARRLERVLWNDPATGVMRHADAGYDIAIDCAREHQLNLPGILG; the protein is encoded by the coding sequence ATGAACAATCCTCGCCACAACATTCGCGAAGTCCGTGCGCCGCGCGGCGACAAGCTCAACGCCCGCTATTGGACGACCGAAGCGCCGCTGCGCATGCTGATGAACAATCTCGACCCCGAGGTTGCCGAAAACCCGAACGAATTGGTCGTTTATGGCGGCATCGGCCGGGCCGCGCGCACCTGGAACGATTTCGACAGCATCGTCGCCTCGCTGAAGACGCTTGCCGAGGACGAGACACTTTTGGTGCAATCCGGCAAGCCGGTTGGCGTGTTCCGCACGCACGCCGATGCGCCGCGTGTGCTGATCGCCAACTCCAACCTCGTGCCGCACTGGGCGAATTGGGACAAGTTCAACGAGCTCGATAAGAAGGGCTTGATGATGTACGGCCAGATGACGGCCGGCTCGTGGATCTACATCGGCACGCAAGGCATCGTGCAGGGCACCTACGAGACCTTCGTCGAGGCCGGCCGCCAGCACTATGGCGGCAACCTCAAGGGCAAATGGATCCTGACCGGCGGTCTCGGCGGCATGGGCGGCGCCCAGCCGCTGGCCGCCGTCATGGCCGGCGCCTGCTGCCTTGCCATCGAATGCAACCCGGATTCGATCGATTTCCGCCTGCGCACCCGTTATGTCGACGAGAAGGCGGAGACGCTCGACGAGGCGATGGAAATGATCGAACGCTGGACCAAGGCCGGCGAAGCGAAGTCGGTCGGCCTGCTCGGCAATGCGGCCGAGATCGTGCCGGAAATGTTCAGGCGCGGCATCCGCCCCGACATGGTCACTGACCAGACCTCGGCCCACGATCCGATCAACGGCTATTTGCCGAAGGGCTGGACGATGGCCGAGTGGCGCGAGAAGCGCGTCAGCGACCCCAAGGCTGTCGAAAAGGCGGCCCGCGCTTCCATGCGCGAACACGTCGAGGCGATGGTGGCGTTCTGGAACGCCGGCGTGCCCACGCTCGACTATGGCAACAACATCCGCCAGGTCGCCAAGGACGAAGGTTTCGAGAACGCCTTTGCCTTCCCCGGCTTCGTGCCGGCCTATATCCGCCCGCTGTTCTGCCGGGGCATCGGGCCGTTCCGTTGGGCCGCGCTCTCCGGCGACCCCGAAGATATCTACAAGACCGACGCCAAGGTGCGCGAACTCACTCCCGGCAACACCCATCTGCACAACTGGCTGGACATGGCGCGTGAGCGCATTGCGTTCCAGGGCCTGCCGGCGCGCATCTGCTGGGTCGGTCTTGGCGACCGCCACCGGCTGGGTCTTGCCTTCAACGAGATGGTGGCCAAGGGTGAACTCAAGGCGCCGGTCGTCATCGGCCGCGATCACCTCGATTCCGGCTCGGTCGCCTCGCCGAACCGCGAAACGGAATCAATGAAGGACGGTTCCGACGCCGTCTCCGATTGGCCGCTGCTCAATGCGCTGCTCAACACCGCGTCGGGCGCCACCTGGGTCTCGCTGCACCATGGCGGCGGCGTCGGCATGGGTTTCTCCCAGCATGCCGGCATGGTCATCGTCGCCGACGGCACGCCGGACGCCGCTAGGCGCCTGGAGCGCGTGCTGTGGAACGATCCGGCGACCGGCGTCATGCGCCACGCCGATGCCGGCTACGACATCGCCATCGACTGCGCCAGGGAGCATCAGCTCAACCTGCCCGGTATTCTCGGGTGA